The following are encoded in a window of Saccharothrix longispora genomic DNA:
- a CDS encoding ABC transporter ATP-binding protein → MSMGDTLLAGESLVLAHHDRAVVEGVSLELRAGAVTALVGPNGSGKSTVLRSLARLHKPRDGQVRLGERSVWGHAALSGKEFARHVTLLTQQRPTPSGVSVRDVVSYGRYPYRTGWRGVDLDGSAAITRAMELTGVSAMAGRGVDELSGGELQRVWLASCLAQQTSVLLLDEPTNHLDLRYQVEVLDVVRDLADDHGVAVGVVLHDLDHAAIVADEVVLLSEGRVVAAGGVRDVLTTDHLSRAYGVAVHVAEDPVTGAVHCRPLGRHAPRHA, encoded by the coding sequence ATGTCAATGGGAGACACGCTGCTCGCCGGGGAGTCGCTGGTGCTCGCGCACCACGACCGGGCGGTGGTCGAGGGGGTCTCGCTGGAGTTGCGCGCGGGAGCGGTGACGGCGCTGGTGGGACCCAACGGGTCCGGCAAGTCGACCGTCCTGCGCTCGCTCGCGCGGCTCCACAAGCCCCGCGACGGGCAGGTCCGGCTCGGCGAGCGGTCGGTGTGGGGGCACGCCGCGCTGTCCGGCAAGGAGTTCGCCCGCCACGTCACCCTGCTGACCCAGCAGCGGCCCACCCCGTCCGGGGTGTCGGTGCGCGACGTCGTCTCCTACGGGCGCTACCCCTACCGGACCGGATGGCGCGGGGTCGACCTCGACGGCAGCGCCGCGATCACCCGCGCGATGGAGCTGACCGGCGTCTCCGCGATGGCCGGGCGCGGCGTGGACGAGCTGTCCGGCGGCGAGCTGCAACGCGTCTGGCTCGCCTCGTGCCTGGCCCAGCAGACCTCCGTGCTGCTGCTCGACGAACCGACCAACCACCTCGACCTGCGCTACCAGGTCGAGGTGCTGGACGTGGTGCGCGACCTGGCCGACGACCACGGCGTGGCGGTCGGCGTGGTGCTCCACGACCTCGACCACGCGGCGATCGTCGCCGACGAGGTGGTCCTGCTGTCGGAAGGTCGCGTGGTCGCCGCGGGCGGCGTGCGCGACGTGCTGACCACCGACCACCTCTCCCGCGCCTACGGCGTCGCGGTGCACGTCGCCGAGGACCCCGTCACCGGGGCCGTCCACTGCCGCCCGCTCGGCCGGCACGCGCCCCGGCACGCCTGA
- a CDS encoding SRPBCC family protein, which translates to MEPVDAEFFETAPERRTFVLDLPVSPERVWRGLTATNPLWWCRLMSSVEYTSPRPFGVGTTRRASVLGVLRLRERFFRWEEGRRQTFTVDGANLPVFRRFGEDYLVEPAGGGCRFTWTFAYEPGVRAGRVGAALNDRVFASLAADTRRHFRG; encoded by the coding sequence ATGGAGCCGGTGGACGCGGAGTTCTTCGAGACCGCGCCGGAGCGCCGCACCTTCGTGCTGGACCTGCCGGTGTCACCCGAACGTGTCTGGCGCGGCCTGACCGCGACGAACCCGTTGTGGTGGTGCCGGCTGATGTCGTCGGTCGAGTACACGTCGCCGCGCCCGTTCGGCGTGGGCACGACGCGCCGGGCGTCGGTGCTGGGCGTGCTGCGGCTGCGCGAGCGCTTCTTCCGCTGGGAGGAGGGGCGGCGGCAGACGTTCACGGTGGACGGGGCGAACCTGCCGGTGTTCCGCCGGTTCGGCGAGGACTACCTGGTGGAGCCGGCGGGCGGCGGGTGCCGGTTCACCTGGACGTTCGCCTACGAGCCCGGCGTGCGCGCCGGCCGCGTCGGGGCCGCGCTGAACGACCGGGTGTTCGCGTCGTTGGCGGCCGACACGCGCCGCCACTTCCGCGGCTGA
- a CDS encoding terpene synthase family protein, with the protein MPQPFQLPDFYTPYPARLNPSLERARAHTKAWAHEMDMIDVPQHGTVIWTDDDLDSHDYALLCAYTHPDASPDDLDLVTDWYVWVFYFDDHFVELYKRNPDVAGAKAYLDRLPLFMPVDGPITEEPANPVEKGLKDLWERTVPAHSADWRRRFADNTEHLLDESMWELLNISEGRLSNPIEYIEMRRKVGGAPWSANLVEHVTGMEVPASIALSRPIGVLRDTFSDAVHLRNDLFSYEREVLDEGELSNGVLVLEKFLGIPTQEAAEAVNDLLTSRLHQFEHTAVTEVPPLLDEHGVDPAGRLAVLAYVKGLQDWQSGGHEWHARSSRYMNEGAVTASPVLGGPTGLGTSALRSLVATAPQRLRGFAHVPFREVPSLPRPALEMPFPLRVSPHWKEVLERGVAWTREMGAFDDVPRVWTEERYRDMDLALCSAGIDPDGTPEELTTSVMWLTFGTYGDDLYPVVHGRTPDMAGAKATDARLRLMMPLEGPAPVAATPLERMLASVWARTTEGMPVENRRQLSDAVGVMLDAWLWELKNQHENRVPDPVDYVEMRRQTFGSDLTMSLARLGHGRLVPPEIYRTRAIRNIENSAIDYATLLNDLYSYRKEVQYEGEVHNLGVVVENFLDVDRDRARAVVTDLANARLHQFRHSVAHELPALFEEFALDGETRAALTAHAAELEDWMAGILNWHENVVRYHDADLLKHHGRPRVALSPTALRGPTGLGTASTRLLIGEG; encoded by the coding sequence ATGCCGCAGCCGTTCCAGTTGCCGGACTTCTACACGCCCTACCCGGCGCGGCTGAACCCCAGCCTGGAACGCGCCCGCGCGCACACCAAGGCGTGGGCACACGAGATGGACATGATCGACGTGCCCCAGCACGGCACGGTGATCTGGACCGACGACGACCTCGACTCCCACGACTACGCACTGCTGTGCGCCTACACGCACCCGGACGCGTCACCGGACGACCTCGACCTGGTCACCGACTGGTACGTGTGGGTCTTCTACTTCGACGACCACTTCGTCGAGCTCTACAAGCGCAACCCCGACGTCGCGGGCGCGAAGGCGTACCTCGACCGGTTGCCGCTGTTCATGCCGGTCGACGGCCCGATCACCGAGGAGCCGGCCAACCCGGTCGAGAAGGGCCTCAAGGACCTCTGGGAGCGCACCGTCCCGGCCCACTCGGCCGACTGGCGGCGCCGGTTCGCCGACAACACCGAGCACCTGCTCGACGAGTCGATGTGGGAGCTGCTGAACATCTCCGAGGGCCGCCTGTCCAACCCGATCGAGTACATCGAGATGCGCCGCAAGGTGGGTGGCGCGCCGTGGTCGGCCAACCTCGTCGAGCACGTCACCGGCATGGAGGTCCCGGCGAGCATCGCGCTGTCGCGGCCGATCGGCGTGCTGCGCGACACCTTCTCCGACGCCGTGCACCTGCGCAACGACCTGTTCTCCTACGAGCGCGAGGTGCTCGACGAGGGCGAGCTGAGCAACGGCGTGCTGGTGCTGGAGAAGTTCCTCGGCATCCCCACCCAGGAGGCCGCCGAGGCGGTCAACGACCTGCTCACGTCCCGCCTGCACCAGTTCGAGCACACCGCCGTCACCGAGGTCCCGCCGCTGCTCGACGAGCACGGCGTCGACCCGGCTGGCCGGCTCGCGGTGCTCGCCTACGTGAAGGGGCTGCAGGACTGGCAGTCCGGCGGCCACGAGTGGCACGCCCGCTCCAGCCGCTACATGAACGAGGGCGCGGTGACCGCCTCGCCCGTGCTCGGCGGCCCCACGGGCCTGGGCACGTCCGCGCTGCGCTCGCTCGTCGCCACCGCGCCGCAGCGGCTGCGCGGCTTCGCCCACGTGCCGTTCCGCGAGGTGCCGTCACTGCCGAGGCCCGCGCTGGAGATGCCGTTCCCGCTGCGGGTCAGCCCGCACTGGAAGGAGGTGCTGGAGCGGGGGGTGGCCTGGACGCGCGAGATGGGCGCGTTCGACGACGTGCCGAGGGTGTGGACCGAGGAGCGGTACCGCGACATGGACCTCGCGCTGTGCTCGGCGGGCATCGACCCGGACGGCACCCCGGAGGAGCTGACCACGTCGGTGATGTGGCTGACCTTCGGCACGTACGGGGACGACCTCTACCCGGTCGTGCACGGCCGCACGCCCGACATGGCGGGCGCGAAGGCCACCGACGCGCGCCTGCGCCTGATGATGCCGCTGGAGGGACCGGCCCCGGTGGCGGCGACCCCGCTGGAGCGGATGCTCGCCTCGGTGTGGGCGCGCACCACGGAGGGGATGCCGGTGGAGAACCGGCGGCAGCTGTCCGACGCGGTGGGGGTCATGCTCGACGCCTGGCTGTGGGAGCTGAAGAACCAGCACGAGAACCGCGTGCCCGACCCGGTGGACTACGTCGAGATGCGGCGGCAGACGTTCGGGTCCGACCTGACGATGAGCCTGGCGAGGCTCGGCCACGGCCGCCTCGTGCCGCCGGAGATCTACCGGACGCGCGCCATCAGGAACATCGAGAACTCGGCCATCGACTACGCGACGCTGCTCAACGACCTGTACTCGTACCGCAAGGAGGTGCAGTACGAGGGCGAGGTCCACAACCTCGGGGTGGTCGTGGAGAACTTCCTGGACGTCGACCGCGACCGGGCGCGGGCCGTCGTGACCGACCTGGCCAACGCGCGCCTGCACCAGTTCCGGCACTCGGTGGCCCACGAGCTGCCCGCCCTGTTCGAGGAGTTCGCCCTGGACGGGGAGACCCGCGCCGCGCTCACCGCCCACGCCGCCGAGCTGGAGGACTGGATGGCGGGAATCCTGAACTGGCACGAGAACGTGGTGCGGTACCACGACGCGGACCTGCTGAAGCACCACGGTCGGCCGCGGGTGGCGCTGTCGCCGACGGCGCTGCGCGGCCCGACGGGACTCGGCACGGCCTCCACGCGCCTGCTGATCGGCGAGGGCTGA
- a CDS encoding acyl-CoA dehydrogenase family protein — protein MTSTDGRQKWLTVAEELATGLRADAAERDRLGAEPVAEVDALRRSGVLGIREWPVQQAVTRVVGAADANIGHLLGYHYLQVWRQGLFDGPPAEASDDSTGADLSGADLPGADLFSADLFWAGVSNPLDAALRLTPVDGGFAVSGRKTFATGASVADRLVVSATRTDTGDKLTFTVDAKAAGITYAGDWDNIGQRLTASGGVVFDGVFVPAGRVLGGEAPTPRLSLAALGFQLVLAQLYVAMAEGALAEAARYTRTTTRPWFLSGVDEATDDPYTLAAYGELVADAKAAGLLADHASSLLHAASERGADLTADERADAAVAVSSAKVVATRVANTTTARVFELCGARATAAGYAFDRFWRNARTLTLHDPVAYKAREVGAHFLTGAQPPFTGYS, from the coding sequence ATGACGAGCACCGATGGTCGGCAGAAGTGGCTGACCGTCGCCGAGGAGCTGGCCACCGGGCTGCGGGCAGACGCCGCCGAGCGCGACCGGCTGGGCGCCGAACCCGTCGCCGAGGTCGACGCGCTGCGGAGGTCCGGGGTGCTCGGCATCCGCGAGTGGCCCGTGCAGCAGGCGGTCACCAGGGTCGTCGGCGCGGCGGACGCCAACATCGGGCACCTGCTCGGCTACCACTACCTCCAGGTGTGGCGGCAGGGCCTGTTCGACGGCCCACCCGCCGAGGCGTCCGACGATTCCACCGGCGCGGACCTCTCCGGTGCCGATCTCCCCGGTGCCGATCTCTTCAGTGCCGATCTCTTCTGGGCAGGGGTCAGCAACCCCCTCGACGCCGCCCTCCGGCTGACCCCGGTCGACGGCGGGTTCGCGGTCAGCGGGCGCAAGACGTTCGCCACCGGGGCGTCCGTGGCCGACCGGCTGGTGGTCAGCGCTACCCGGACCGACACCGGCGACAAGCTGACCTTCACGGTCGACGCGAAGGCCGCCGGCATCACCTACGCGGGCGACTGGGACAACATCGGCCAGCGCCTCACCGCCAGCGGCGGCGTCGTGTTCGACGGGGTCTTCGTGCCCGCCGGGCGGGTGCTCGGCGGCGAGGCCCCCACCCCGCGGCTGTCGCTGGCCGCGCTCGGCTTCCAGCTCGTCCTCGCCCAGCTCTACGTCGCGATGGCCGAGGGCGCGCTCGCCGAGGCCGCCCGCTACACCCGCACCACCACCCGACCCTGGTTCCTCAGCGGTGTCGACGAGGCGACCGACGACCCGTACACCCTCGCCGCCTACGGCGAGCTGGTCGCCGACGCCAAGGCCGCCGGCCTCCTCGCCGACCACGCCTCGTCGCTGCTGCACGCGGCCTCCGAGCGCGGAGCCGACCTCACCGCCGACGAACGCGCCGACGCCGCCGTCGCCGTCTCCTCGGCCAAGGTCGTGGCCACCCGGGTCGCCAACACCACCACCGCCCGCGTGTTCGAGCTGTGCGGCGCCCGTGCCACGGCCGCCGGCTACGCGTTCGACCGCTTCTGGCGCAACGCCCGCACGCTCACCCTGCACGACCCCGTCGCCTACAAGGCCCGCGAGGTCGGCGCGCACTTCCTCACCGGCGCGCAGCCGCCGTTCACCGGGTACAGCTGA
- a CDS encoding s-methyl-5-thioribose-1-phosphate isomerase: MEPLLARSVRLEADGVHVLDRRDFPFERTWVRCTTVAEVAKAIEDMVTQSSGPYFAALWGMVLAAREARGLPRDEARAHLDRAGRLLVETRRTNNHLRKAVAAVLDGVDAHDDLEAGALAGARAGDERYRARSRSLGRHTAALLPDDGAVLTHCWADLYLIETVTAAQGMGKRLRFVCTETRPYLQGARLTAETLGEMGVDTTLITDGMGAAVMSTGDVDVLLTAADRVTMDGHVVNKVGTLGLAVAAHAFDVPFLAMVQAPDRLAPTKDDVPIEHRSGDDVLHTLGRRTATDRARGLYPAFDVTPPRFVTSVVTDRGAYPPGRLADYYDEDVHD, from the coding sequence ATGGAGCCGCTCCTCGCCCGCAGCGTGCGCCTGGAGGCCGACGGCGTGCACGTCCTCGACCGCCGCGACTTCCCGTTCGAGCGCACGTGGGTCCGCTGCACGACGGTCGCCGAGGTCGCCAAGGCCATCGAGGACATGGTCACCCAGTCCTCCGGCCCGTACTTCGCCGCCCTGTGGGGCATGGTGCTCGCCGCCCGCGAGGCCCGCGGCCTGCCGCGCGACGAGGCCCGCGCCCACCTGGACAGGGCCGGGCGGCTGCTGGTGGAGACCCGCAGGACCAACAACCACCTGCGCAAGGCCGTCGCCGCGGTGCTCGACGGCGTGGACGCGCACGACGACCTCGAAGCCGGGGCGCTGGCGGGCGCGCGGGCTGGTGACGAGCGCTACCGGGCGCGCAGCCGCAGCCTGGGCCGGCACACCGCCGCCCTGCTGCCCGACGACGGCGCGGTGCTCACCCACTGCTGGGCCGACCTGTACCTGATCGAGACCGTCACCGCTGCCCAGGGCATGGGCAAGCGCTTGCGGTTCGTCTGCACCGAGACCCGCCCGTACCTCCAGGGCGCCCGCCTCACCGCCGAGACGCTGGGCGAGATGGGCGTCGACACCACCCTGATCACCGACGGCATGGGCGCGGCCGTGATGTCCACCGGCGACGTCGACGTGCTGCTCACCGCCGCCGACCGGGTCACCATGGACGGGCACGTCGTGAACAAGGTCGGCACGCTCGGCCTCGCCGTCGCCGCGCACGCGTTCGACGTGCCGTTCCTCGCCATGGTGCAGGCGCCCGACCGGCTCGCGCCGACGAAGGACGACGTGCCGATCGAGCACCGGTCCGGCGACGACGTGCTGCACACCCTGGGCCGCCGCACGGCCACCGACCGGGCGCGCGGGCTGTACCCGGCGTTCGACGTCACCCCGCCGCGGTTCGTGACGAGCGTGGTCACCGACCGCGGTGCGTACCCTCCCGGTCGGCTGGCCGACTACTACGACGAGGACGTTCATGACTGA
- the mtnC gene encoding acireductone synthase produces MTEWVVLDIEGTLSATDQVLVTLYDYARPRLGPWIDEHGDDPAVREAVAQVRELSGVAGGTDELVAVLHGWMDADRKVTPLKTLQGLIWQRGYAEGDLVAEFFPDVVPALRKWHAEGVRLAVFSSGSVAGQVAFFAHTTDGDLTPLFEHHFDTANAGPKREASSYLKIASVLGAEDPGTITFYSDVPAELHAAAEAGWRTVGVAREGEPHGGDDFAPHRTAAAL; encoded by the coding sequence ATGACTGAGTGGGTTGTGCTGGACATCGAGGGCACGCTCAGTGCCACCGACCAGGTCCTGGTGACCCTGTACGACTACGCGCGGCCCCGGCTCGGCCCGTGGATCGACGAGCACGGCGACGACCCGGCCGTGCGCGAGGCCGTGGCGCAGGTCCGCGAGCTGTCCGGGGTGGCCGGCGGCACGGACGAGCTGGTCGCCGTCCTGCACGGCTGGATGGACGCGGACCGCAAGGTCACGCCGCTGAAGACGTTGCAGGGCCTGATCTGGCAGCGCGGCTACGCCGAGGGCGACCTGGTGGCCGAGTTCTTCCCCGACGTCGTGCCCGCGCTGCGGAAGTGGCACGCCGAGGGCGTGCGGCTCGCCGTGTTCTCCTCCGGCTCGGTCGCCGGCCAGGTGGCGTTCTTCGCCCACACCACCGACGGGGACCTGACGCCGCTGTTCGAGCACCACTTCGACACCGCGAACGCGGGACCGAAGCGCGAGGCGTCCTCGTACCTGAAGATCGCCTCCGTGCTCGGGGCCGAGGACCCCGGCACGATCACCTTCTACTCCGACGTCCCGGCCGAGCTGCACGCCGCCGCCGAGGCCGGCTGGCGGACCGTCGGCGTGGCGCGCGAGGGCGAGCCCCACGGCGGCGACGACTTCGCCCCGCACCGCACCGCGGCCGCCCTGTGA
- the mtnB gene encoding methylthioribulose 1-phosphate dehydratase has product MTADVRAAGEALAAECARYTAMGWMRGTSGNLSVVVDRDPLTLAVTVSGKDKGELTADDVVLVDARGTTEDPVRVPSAEAGLHGRIAAVSGAGAVVHVHALAPVVAAERWPGGVELRDLEMLKGFGRRADDVVTVPVVPNSQDMGVLGDAFEAGFRADVPALLVARHGVYVWGDDLLRARHRLECLEWLLRFKVETGGVR; this is encoded by the coding sequence GTGACGGCCGACGTCCGCGCGGCGGGGGAGGCGCTGGCCGCCGAGTGCGCCCGCTACACCGCGATGGGCTGGATGCGCGGCACGTCCGGCAACCTGTCGGTGGTCGTGGACCGCGACCCTCTGACCCTCGCGGTGACCGTCAGCGGCAAGGACAAGGGCGAGCTGACCGCCGACGACGTCGTGCTGGTCGACGCGCGCGGCACGACGGAAGACCCGGTGCGGGTGCCGTCCGCCGAGGCCGGCCTGCACGGCCGGATCGCGGCGGTCTCCGGCGCGGGCGCCGTCGTCCACGTGCACGCGCTGGCGCCCGTGGTGGCCGCCGAGCGCTGGCCGGGCGGCGTCGAGCTGCGCGACCTGGAGATGCTCAAGGGCTTCGGCCGGCGCGCGGACGACGTGGTGACCGTGCCCGTCGTGCCGAACAGCCAGGACATGGGCGTGCTCGGCGACGCGTTCGAGGCCGGGTTCCGCGCGGACGTGCCCGCCTTGCTCGTGGCACGGCACGGGGTGTACGTGTGGGGTGACGACCTCCTGCGGGCCCGGCACCGGCTGGAGTGCCTGGAGTGGCTGCTGCGCTTCAAGGTCGAGACAGGAGGCGTGCGATGA
- a CDS encoding 1,2-dihydroxy-3-keto-5-methylthiopentene dioxygenase, whose amino-acid sequence MTLLTVWPDTDPANPVLRTSDPVEVADALERIGVRYERWPVVPGVTRENALEVYAEQVARVTEAEGYVLVDAMEMAPSDDPAWLEEAGRARLRFLAEHTHDDDEDRFFARGAGVFYLHVEGRVHGVLCEEGDLLSVPANTTHWFDMGTRPDYVSIRFFHDDDGWVGNFTGSDVAASFPTFDQLMAGHRASRARRPG is encoded by the coding sequence ATGACGTTGCTCACCGTGTGGCCGGACACCGATCCCGCGAACCCGGTGCTCCGCACCTCCGACCCTGTGGAGGTCGCCGACGCGTTGGAGCGGATCGGCGTGCGGTACGAGCGGTGGCCCGTCGTGCCCGGTGTCACCCGGGAGAACGCCCTGGAGGTGTACGCCGAGCAGGTCGCGCGCGTCACCGAGGCCGAGGGCTACGTGCTGGTCGACGCCATGGAGATGGCCCCGTCGGACGACCCGGCGTGGCTGGAGGAGGCCGGGCGGGCGCGGCTGAGGTTCCTCGCCGAGCACACCCACGACGACGACGAGGACCGGTTCTTCGCGCGCGGCGCCGGCGTGTTCTACCTGCACGTCGAGGGCAGGGTGCACGGCGTGCTGTGCGAGGAGGGCGACCTGCTCAGCGTCCCCGCGAACACCACCCACTGGTTCGACATGGGCACCCGGCCCGACTACGTGTCGATCCGGTTCTTCCACGACGACGACGGCTGGGTCGGCAACTTCACCGGCAGCGACGTGGCCGCGTCCTTCCCCACCTTCGACCAGCTCATGGCGGGTCACCGAGCGAGCCGAGCTCGGCGGCCAGGTTGA
- a CDS encoding HD domain-containing protein — protein sequence MGEQAELWRDAVRVLGGDVGPEPVDLDERYAEPHRGYHGTAHVLAVVRDVLDLAADRTDRERAVLTLAALAHDVVYDGVPGEDERRSAEWARARLAGLPEADRVAGIVLATTDHTSDDDLTRLLLDADLAVLGSPPDAYERYRAAVRAEYAHVDDAAWRAGRGRVLRSLLDRDPLYATARARDRWGRRARVNLAAELGSLGDPP from the coding sequence GTGGGTGAGCAGGCGGAGCTGTGGCGCGACGCCGTGCGCGTGCTGGGCGGGGACGTGGGGCCGGAGCCGGTCGACCTGGACGAGCGGTACGCCGAACCGCACCGCGGCTACCACGGCACGGCGCACGTGCTGGCCGTCGTGCGCGACGTGCTGGACCTGGCGGCCGACCGGACCGACCGCGAGCGGGCCGTGCTCACCCTCGCGGCCCTGGCGCACGACGTGGTCTACGACGGCGTGCCCGGCGAGGACGAGCGGCGCAGCGCCGAGTGGGCGCGCGCACGCCTCGCGGGGCTGCCGGAGGCCGACCGGGTGGCGGGGATCGTGCTCGCCACCACCGACCACACCTCGGACGACGACCTGACCCGCCTGCTCCTCGACGCCGACCTGGCGGTCCTCGGCTCGCCCCCGGACGCCTACGAGCGGTACCGGGCGGCCGTCCGGGCCGAGTACGCGCACGTGGACGACGCGGCGTGGCGCGCGGGCCGGGGCCGGGTGCTGCGCTCGCTGCTGGACCGCGATCCCCTCTACGCGACGGCGCGGGCGCGCGACCGGTGGGGGCGGCGCGCCCGGGTCAACCTGGCCGCCGAGCTCGGCTCGCTCGGTGACCCGCCATGA
- a CDS encoding phosphotransferase → MDVVSALARLRVLAGRSGLPCDDPVVLRNGSNLLVHLRPAPVVARVAAVTAAVRPDVAGHFRRADAVSRFLAARGVPVVEPVGPGVVRHDGLVVAFARHVPHEPGALLDPASFAAALAELHGELRHYPGALPERWPPADLTHVFDVLGRPAGLVGALERLVARWPSTPVQALHGDAHPRNLLVTASGPVWNDFEDTWRGPVGWDVACANLSPSSAGALPLGAADPEFWTDLRRLFAVGWSRVLDLRRGTIGGGTGVAVEGVPGG, encoded by the coding sequence GTGGACGTCGTCTCCGCCCTGGCGCGGCTCCGGGTACTGGCCGGCCGCTCGGGGCTGCCGTGCGACGACCCGGTGGTGCTGCGGAACGGCAGCAACCTGCTCGTGCACCTGCGGCCCGCGCCGGTGGTCGCCCGGGTGGCCGCGGTCACGGCGGCCGTTCGCCCGGACGTGGCCGGGCACTTCCGGCGGGCCGACGCGGTGAGCCGGTTCCTCGCCGCGCGGGGCGTGCCGGTGGTCGAGCCCGTCGGACCGGGCGTGGTCCGGCACGACGGGCTGGTCGTCGCGTTCGCCCGGCACGTGCCGCACGAGCCGGGCGCGCTGCTCGACCCGGCGTCGTTCGCGGCGGCGCTCGCCGAGCTGCACGGCGAGCTGCGGCACTACCCCGGCGCGCTGCCCGAGCGGTGGCCGCCGGCGGACCTGACCCACGTGTTCGACGTGCTGGGCCGACCCGCCGGGCTGGTCGGGGCGCTGGAGCGGCTGGTCGCGCGGTGGCCGTCGACACCGGTGCAGGCCCTGCACGGCGACGCGCACCCGCGCAACCTGCTGGTCACCGCGTCCGGGCCGGTCTGGAACGACTTCGAGGACACCTGGCGCGGGCCGGTCGGCTGGGACGTGGCGTGCGCGAACCTGAGCCCGTCGTCCGCCGGGGCGCTCCCCCTCGGGGCCGCGGACCCGGAGTTCTGGACGGACCTGCGGCGGCTGTTCGCGGTCGGCTGGTCACGGGTGCTCGACCTGCGCCGTGGCACGATCGGCGGCGGGACCGGGGTTGCCGTCGAGGGGGTGCCGGGTGGGTGA
- a CDS encoding LPXTG cell wall anchor domain-containing protein gives MNLIVRSLTGAALLLALATGTAAATPPEQAPPQPGDDRATAHVGNVDIGQPGNACEVVGLPGDEGTLPAGTFTSDGTYLDVIALPEGFTITGVVVKGGDNYNVYPDLGDLPWADLHAPLNNGGNVPEISHWFACLSERTTTTTTTAPTTTTTTTTAGSTTATTTTTTTTAAGTTTDVAGTTTTTPAPAVVPGESPDELAATGFDGTWLLISGLALVAAGLAVVLTLRSRRRS, from the coding sequence ATGAACCTGATCGTCCGCAGCCTGACCGGAGCAGCGCTCCTGCTGGCCCTGGCGACCGGCACCGCCGCCGCCACCCCGCCCGAGCAGGCCCCGCCCCAGCCGGGGGACGACCGGGCGACCGCCCACGTGGGCAACGTCGACATCGGCCAGCCCGGGAACGCCTGCGAGGTCGTGGGCCTGCCGGGTGACGAGGGCACCCTGCCCGCCGGCACGTTCACCAGCGACGGGACGTACCTCGACGTCATCGCCCTGCCCGAGGGCTTCACCATCACCGGCGTGGTGGTGAAGGGCGGCGACAACTACAACGTCTACCCGGACCTCGGCGACCTGCCGTGGGCCGACCTGCACGCGCCCCTGAACAACGGTGGCAACGTGCCGGAGATCAGCCACTGGTTCGCCTGCCTGTCCGAGCGGACCACCACCACGACCACCACCGCCCCCACCACCACGACCACGACCACGACCGCCGGCTCCACGACCGCCACCACCACGACGACCACGACCACCGCGGCCGGCACGACCACGGACGTCGCGGGCACCACCACGACCACGCCCGCCCCGGCCGTCGTGCCCGGTGAGTCGCCCGACGAGCTGGCCGCCACCGGCTTCGACGGCACGTGGCTCCTGATCTCGGGCCTCGCCCTGGTCGCGGCCGGTCTCGCGGTCGTGCTCACGCTGCGGTCCCGCCGCCGGTCCTGA